In one Rutidosis leptorrhynchoides isolate AG116_Rl617_1_P2 chromosome 8, CSIRO_AGI_Rlap_v1, whole genome shotgun sequence genomic region, the following are encoded:
- the LOC139864786 gene encoding uncharacterized protein isoform X1, which yields MELAVRDSSHMEEIELSNRNTNMFDGAKLKRKRSIDGCDIPRKAGNMMLQDKQIADSNTNSDIDINIDWAGGGYLITNLDNLKLVCSDGVSIEAKPFKRESGVVNGFYNNKFGIPIFESDSKTLEMVKEFCVARAYFQDYYAYHYPDSHEESLQKALNWCNSKFLEQYQSNFQATIKIIEAAFELEMISLIHLMMEAVIDLFSDMNEGDVYDFFPVHLINKDDDYEFEEMKSTLGLSVLFLKQMQRQVYLLVRYRTSQL from the exons ATGGAACTCGCGGTTAGAGACTCTTCACACATGGAAGAAATCGAGTTAAGTAACAG AAATACAAATATGTTTGATGGAGCAAAGCTTAAACGAAAAAGATCGATTGATGGTTGCGATATCCCTCGAAAAG CAGGAAACATGATGCTGCAGGATAAACAAATCGCAGATAGCAATACCAATAGCGATATCGATATCAATATCGATTGGGCCGGTGGAGGCTATCTCATAACTAACTTGGATAACTTGAAGCTTGTTTGTTCGGACGGGGTATCCATTGAGGCCAAGCCCTTTAAAAGGGAGTCTGGAGTTGTCAACGGCTTCTACAACAACAAATTTGGCATCCCAATATTCGAAAGCGATAGCAAAACCCTTGAGATGGTTAAGGAGTTCTGTGTGGCACGTGCGTATTTCCAGGATTATTATGCCTATCACTATCCTGATTCTCATGAAGAATCTCTCCAAAAAGCGTTGAATTGGTGTAATTCCAAATTTCTTGAACAATATCAGTCCAACTTTCAGgctactattaaaattattgag GCTGCTTTCGAATTGGAGATGATAAGCCTAATCCACTTGATGATGGAAGCAGTGATCGACTTGTTCTCAGACATGAACGAGGGTGACGTTTACGATTTCTTTCCCGTGCACTTGATTAACAAGGATGATGACTATGAATTTGAAGAAATGAAATCGACTCTCGGTTTATCGGTGCTATTTCTCAAACAAATGCAAAGACAAGTGTACTTGTTGGTTCGGTACAGAACCAG CCAACTATAA
- the LOC139864786 gene encoding uncharacterized protein isoform X2, with the protein MELAVRDSSHMEEIELSNRNTNMFDGAKLKRKRSIDGCDIPRKGNMMLQDKQIADSNTNSDIDINIDWAGGGYLITNLDNLKLVCSDGVSIEAKPFKRESGVVNGFYNNKFGIPIFESDSKTLEMVKEFCVARAYFQDYYAYHYPDSHEESLQKALNWCNSKFLEQYQSNFQATIKIIEAAFELEMISLIHLMMEAVIDLFSDMNEGDVYDFFPVHLINKDDDYEFEEMKSTLGLSVLFLKQMQRQVYLLVRYRTSQL; encoded by the exons ATGGAACTCGCGGTTAGAGACTCTTCACACATGGAAGAAATCGAGTTAAGTAACAG AAATACAAATATGTTTGATGGAGCAAAGCTTAAACGAAAAAGATCGATTGATGGTTGCGATATCCCTCGAAAAG GAAACATGATGCTGCAGGATAAACAAATCGCAGATAGCAATACCAATAGCGATATCGATATCAATATCGATTGGGCCGGTGGAGGCTATCTCATAACTAACTTGGATAACTTGAAGCTTGTTTGTTCGGACGGGGTATCCATTGAGGCCAAGCCCTTTAAAAGGGAGTCTGGAGTTGTCAACGGCTTCTACAACAACAAATTTGGCATCCCAATATTCGAAAGCGATAGCAAAACCCTTGAGATGGTTAAGGAGTTCTGTGTGGCACGTGCGTATTTCCAGGATTATTATGCCTATCACTATCCTGATTCTCATGAAGAATCTCTCCAAAAAGCGTTGAATTGGTGTAATTCCAAATTTCTTGAACAATATCAGTCCAACTTTCAGgctactattaaaattattgag GCTGCTTTCGAATTGGAGATGATAAGCCTAATCCACTTGATGATGGAAGCAGTGATCGACTTGTTCTCAGACATGAACGAGGGTGACGTTTACGATTTCTTTCCCGTGCACTTGATTAACAAGGATGATGACTATGAATTTGAAGAAATGAAATCGACTCTCGGTTTATCGGTGCTATTTCTCAAACAAATGCAAAGACAAGTGTACTTGTTGGTTCGGTACAGAACCAG CCAACTATAA